A genomic segment from Aegilops tauschii subsp. strangulata cultivar AL8/78 chromosome 1, Aet v6.0, whole genome shotgun sequence encodes:
- the LOC109746583 gene encoding protochlorophyllide reductase B, chloroplastic produces the protein MALQAATSFLPSALSARKEGAAKDSAFFRVCLADGLKFDTTSLGLRTKRVNTSSVAIRAQAAAVSAPTATPASPSGKKTVRTGNAIITGASSGLGLATAKALAESGKWHVIMACRDYLKTARAARAAGMPKGSYTIVHLDLASLDSVRQFVKNVRQLDMPIDVVVCNAAVYQPTAKEPSFTADGFEMSVGVNHLGHFLLARELLEDLKASDYPSKRLIIVGSITGNTNTLAGNVPPKANLGDLRGLAAGLNGVGSAAMIDGAEFDGAKAYKDSKVCNMLTMQEFHRRYHEETGVTFASLYPGCIATTGLFREHIPLFRLLFPPFQKYITKGYVSEEEAGKRLAQVVSEPSLTKSGVYWSWNKNSASFENQLSEEASDTEKARKVWELSEKLVGLA, from the exons ATGGCTCTTCAGGCGGCCACTTCCTTCCTCCCGTCGGCCCTCTCCGCGCGCAAGGAG GGAGCGGCCAAGGACTCTGCCTTCTTCCGCGTTTGTCTCGCCGATGGCCTCAAATTCGACACCACCTCCCTCGGCCTGCGCACCAAG AGGGTGAACACGTCGTCGGTGGCCATCCGCGCGCAGGCCGCGGCGGTGTCCGCGCCGACCGCGACCCCGGCGTCGCCGTCCGGCAAGAAGACCGTCCGCACGGGCAACGCGATCATCACGGGCGCGTCGTCGGGCCTCGGCCTCGCCACGGCCAAGGCCCTGGCGGAGTCAGGCAAGTGGCACGTCATCATGGCGTGCCGCGACTACCTCAAGACCGCGCGCGCGGCCAGGGCGGCCGGCATGCCCAAGGGCAGCTACACCATCGTGCACCTGGACCTGGCCTCCCTCGACAGCGTCCGCCAGTTCGTCAAGAACGTGCGCCAGCTCGACATGCCCATCGACGTCGTTGTCTGCAACGCCGCCGTGTACCAGCCCACCGCCAAGGAGCCTTCCTTCACCGCGGACGGCTTCGAGATGAGCGTCGGCGTCAACCACCTCGGCCACTTCCTCCTCGCCCGCGAGCTCCTCGAGGACCTCAAGGCCTCCGACTACCCCTCCAAGCGCCTCATCATCGTCGGCTCCATCACCG GGAACACGAACACGCTTGCCGGGAACGTGCCGCCGAAGGCGAACCTGGGGGACCTGAGGGGCCTGGCGGCCGGGCTGAACGGCGTGGGCAGTGCTGCCATGATTGACGGCGCGGAGTTCGACGGCGCCAAGGCGTACAAGGACAGCAAGGTGTGCAACATGCTGACCATGCAGGAATTCCACCGGCGGTACCACGAGGAGACCGGCGTGACCTTCGCGTCGCTCTACCCGGGGTGCATCGCCACCACGGGGCTCTTCCGTGAGCACATCCCGCTGTTCCGCCTCCTCTTCCCGCCTTTCCAGAAGTACATCACCAAGGGATACGTGTCTGAGGAGGAGGCCGGCAAGAGGTTGGCGCAGGTCGTCAGCGAGCCCAGCCTCACCAAGTCCGGCGTCTACTGGAGCTGGAACAAGAACTCGGCGTCCTTCGAGAACCAGCTCTCCGAGGAGGCCAGCGACACTGAGAAGGCCAGGAAGGTATGGGAGCTCAGCGAGAAGCTCGTCGGACTCGCATGA